From a region of the Candidatus Dormiibacterota bacterium genome:
- the ffh gene encoding signal recognition particle protein produces MFDQLSDRLGAIFSRLTGRGKVTEAELNEALREVRVALLEADVSLSAARAFAARVKEKALGSDVLASLTPQQTILRVVHDELVALLGPADASQARLHFADAPPSVILLVGLQGSGKTTQTAKLALRLKEQGRRSLLIAADVYRPAAVEQLQMLGKQIDLPVFEAAGSDPVEIVRRGVAEAVRLGLSTVIVDTAGRLQIDDALMQELERIKDVSKPVEVLLVADAMTGQEATSIAKAFHERLGITGVVLTKLDGDTRGGAALSIFEATGAPIKFVGVGERVSALEPFHADRMASRILGMGDVMTLIERTQALYSEEQAKKLEQKLLRNAFTLDDFLEQLRQIRKMGSVAELVKMIPGMSRNLPKDFTVPEGELSKVEAIICSMTRRERRDPEVLDGSRRKRIAFGSGTQVSDVNRLIRQFDDTRKMMKQLGGQRRGRVPGAFLGR; encoded by the coding sequence GCTCGAAGCCGACGTATCGCTTTCGGCGGCGCGGGCGTTCGCTGCCCGCGTCAAGGAAAAGGCGCTCGGATCCGACGTGCTCGCGTCGCTCACGCCGCAGCAGACGATCCTCCGGGTCGTGCACGACGAACTCGTCGCGCTGCTCGGACCGGCAGACGCGTCGCAAGCGCGCTTGCACTTCGCAGACGCGCCGCCGTCCGTGATTCTGCTCGTCGGGCTGCAAGGCTCGGGCAAGACGACGCAGACCGCAAAACTCGCCCTGCGTCTGAAGGAACAGGGGCGACGTTCCTTGCTGATTGCGGCGGACGTCTACCGCCCTGCCGCGGTCGAGCAGCTCCAGATGCTCGGTAAACAAATCGACCTTCCAGTATTCGAGGCCGCGGGGAGCGATCCGGTCGAGATCGTGCGCCGCGGCGTCGCCGAGGCAGTAAGGCTGGGACTCTCGACGGTGATCGTCGACACGGCCGGGCGGCTGCAGATCGACGACGCGCTGATGCAGGAGCTCGAGCGCATCAAGGATGTTTCAAAACCAGTCGAGGTGCTGCTCGTCGCCGACGCGATGACGGGCCAAGAAGCGACGAGCATTGCGAAGGCGTTCCACGAACGTCTCGGCATCACGGGCGTCGTCCTGACGAAGCTCGACGGCGACACGCGCGGAGGCGCTGCGCTCTCGATCTTCGAGGCGACGGGTGCACCGATCAAGTTCGTCGGCGTCGGCGAGCGCGTATCGGCGCTCGAGCCATTCCATGCCGATCGCATGGCTTCGCGAATCCTCGGCATGGGAGACGTCATGACGCTCATCGAGCGCACGCAGGCGCTCTACTCGGAGGAGCAGGCGAAGAAGCTCGAGCAGAAGCTGTTGCGCAATGCGTTCACGCTCGACGACTTTCTCGAGCAGCTGCGCCAGATTAGAAAGATGGGCTCCGTGGCAGAGCTCGTGAAGATGATCCCCGGCATGTCCCGCAACCTTCCGAAAGATTTTACCGTCCCGGAGGGGGAGCTGTCCAAGGTCGAGGCGATCATCTGCTCGATGACGCGGCGCGAGCGCCGCGATCCGGAGGTGCTCGACGGCTCGCGGCGCAAACGCATCGCATTCGGGTCGGGTACGCAGGTCTCGGACGTGAACCGGCTGATCCGCCAGTTTGACGACACGCGCAAGATGATGAAGCAGCTGGGCGGCCAGCGTCGCGGGCGCGTGCCGGGCGCATTCCTGGGACGGTAA
- the rimM gene encoding ribosome maturation factor RimM (Essential for efficient processing of 16S rRNA): MDAWRRHCARSYARALRAASRSTSSTARRRRSRWRPTAEEIPVGRIAGCFGIAGELKCDPTQAARSLFVPGATFRYEVRDGEGTVRLGAVREHAGRLLVLLEGVADRTKAQKFAGATLYAPRESVPLACGEFLDADLVGCAVVDVRGRSYGTVERVEHFPASDMLVVGGRMVPMVSAIVRGIDLAGRSITVDPPSGLLED; the protein is encoded by the coding sequence ATGGACGCGTGGCGCAGGCACTGCGCACGCTCGTACGCGCGAGCGCTGAGAGCCGCGTCGCGGTCGACATCATCGACAGCGAGGAGGCGGCGCAGCCGCTGGCGACCGACGGCTGAGGAGATCCCCGTCGGAAGGATCGCGGGATGCTTCGGCATCGCGGGCGAGCTGAAATGCGATCCCACGCAGGCGGCGCGCTCGCTGTTCGTGCCGGGTGCGACTTTTCGCTATGAGGTGCGCGACGGCGAAGGGACGGTGCGTCTGGGCGCCGTGCGCGAACATGCCGGGAGGCTGCTCGTGCTTCTCGAGGGCGTCGCCGACCGGACGAAGGCGCAAAAGTTCGCCGGCGCGACGCTGTACGCGCCGCGCGAGTCGGTTCCACTTGCATGTGGGGAGTTTCTGGACGCAGATCTCGTCGGATGCGCGGTGGTCGACGTGAGAGGCCGATCGTACGGAACGGTGGAGCGCGTCGAACACTTCCCCGCGAGCGACATGCTCGTGGTCGGCGGACGTATGGTTCCGATGGTGAGCGCGATCGTACGCGGAATCGATCTAGCGGGCCGCAGTATCACCGTCGACCCGCCGAGTGGGCTTCTGGAAGACTGA
- a CDS encoding alpha/beta fold hydrolase → MTLVFVHGAGCTRDVFMHQTGAFPGSIALELPGEEAGLERVEDFAAAVADAVRDAGIRNAVLCGSSMGGAIALELALQRNARVRALVLLGSGARLRVAPAILEALEADFPSASRDFARRLFAEPAPGLVETAVRMLERRGQRQTLADLRACDAFDRVERLGEIRLPVLALNGSLDTLTPPKYALLLGDRISGAKVETVEHAGHLAMLERPRETNAALQAFLDSLA, encoded by the coding sequence GTGACGCTCGTCTTCGTCCACGGCGCCGGCTGCACGCGCGACGTCTTCATGCATCAGACCGGTGCCTTTCCCGGCAGCATCGCGCTCGAGCTTCCCGGCGAGGAGGCAGGCCTCGAGCGTGTCGAGGATTTCGCCGCAGCAGTCGCCGATGCAGTACGCGACGCCGGTATCCGCAACGCGGTTCTCTGTGGGAGCTCGATGGGCGGCGCAATTGCGCTGGAGCTTGCACTGCAGCGCAACGCCCGCGTGCGAGCGCTCGTGCTCCTTGGCTCCGGAGCGAGGCTGCGCGTCGCACCGGCCATTCTCGAGGCGCTCGAGGCGGATTTCCCATCGGCGTCGCGCGACTTCGCGCGACGCCTTTTCGCCGAGCCGGCACCCGGCCTCGTGGAAACGGCGGTACGCATGCTCGAGCGCAGAGGGCAGCGGCAGACGCTTGCGGACCTTCGCGCCTGCGACGCCTTCGACCGCGTCGAGCGGCTCGGCGAGATTCGGCTTCCCGTCCTGGCGCTGAACGGCAGCCTCGATACGCTCACACCTCCAAAATACGCTCTTCTGCTCGGCGACCGGATTTCTGGCGCCAAAGTCGAAACCGTAGAGCACGCCGGGCATCTTGCCATGCTCGAACGCCCGCGCGAGACGAACGCCGCTCTGCAGGCGTTCCTCGATAGCCTCGCCTGA
- a CDS encoding KH domain-containing protein yields MSAFDDEFGLFGEETELERRSQLPARKIASSETIIDDVELEEGAQRRERQPRPRRRDERERREQPRKVSADPWASTRRASELLGFLAKRLVSKADGVNVELFTDESGEPVIELVVDPEDLGRVIGRNGRVAQALRTLVRASAESRVAVDIIDSEEAAQPLATDG; encoded by the coding sequence ATGAGCGCATTCGATGACGAGTTCGGCCTCTTCGGAGAGGAGACGGAGCTCGAGCGACGCTCGCAGTTACCCGCCCGTAAGATCGCTTCCAGTGAGACGATCATCGACGACGTGGAGCTCGAGGAAGGGGCGCAGCGTCGCGAGCGTCAGCCGAGACCGCGGCGCAGAGACGAGCGCGAGCGGCGCGAACAACCGCGCAAGGTTTCTGCGGATCCGTGGGCGTCGACGCGGCGTGCGAGCGAGCTGCTCGGATTCCTTGCGAAGCGCCTCGTCAGCAAGGCGGACGGCGTGAACGTCGAGTTGTTCACGGACGAGAGCGGCGAGCCGGTCATCGAGCTCGTTGTCGATCCGGAAGACCTTGGAAGGGTGATCGGTCGCAATGGACGCGTGGCGCAGGCACTGCGCACGCTCGTACGCGCGAGCGCTGAGAGCCGCGTCGCGGTCGACATCATCGACAGCGAGGAGGCGGCGCAGCCGCTGGCGACCGACGGCTGA
- the rpsP gene encoding 30S ribosomal protein S16 — protein sequence MVKIRLRRMGAKKQPTYRFVVADSHSPRDGRFIEILGHYNPRTEPKTLVVDEGKAKEWLAKGAQPTPTVRRLLAERGICERAPLRATKRAPKVGKAR from the coding sequence ATGGTCAAGATACGATTACGCCGCATGGGAGCGAAGAAGCAACCGACGTACCGCTTCGTCGTTGCGGATTCACACTCGCCGCGCGACGGGCGGTTCATCGAGATTCTCGGACACTATAATCCGCGCACCGAGCCGAAGACGCTCGTCGTCGATGAAGGCAAAGCAAAGGAGTGGCTCGCGAAGGGCGCACAGCCGACGCCGACGGTTCGCCGTTTGCTCGCCGAGCGCGGCATCTGCGAGCGCGCACCTTTGCGCGCAACGAAGCGCGCACCCAAAGTCGGCAAGGCGAGGTAG